One stretch of Lysobacterales bacterium DNA includes these proteins:
- a CDS encoding CDP-alcohol phosphatidyltransferase family protein: MLRHVPNAISALRALLAVPIAIALLRDEHRWALALAVVAAASDALDGFLAKRYGWQSRLGAWLDPAADKLLLTTCFVTLAVVGAVPQWLVGLVIVRDLVLVGGSVTYQSVIGALTPQPSTLGRITTMLQIGAVLTALMARAGIAVSERFAAAVFALAALATLASGIDYVRVWVGRARSRRSAS; encoded by the coding sequence ATGTTGCGGCATGTGCCGAATGCGATCTCGGCGCTGCGCGCGCTGCTCGCGGTGCCGATCGCGATCGCGCTGCTGCGCGACGAGCACCGCTGGGCACTCGCGCTGGCGGTCGTGGCCGCAGCGTCGGACGCGCTCGATGGCTTCCTCGCCAAACGCTACGGCTGGCAGAGCCGCCTCGGTGCCTGGCTCGATCCGGCGGCTGACAAGCTGCTGCTGACCACCTGCTTCGTGACCCTGGCTGTCGTCGGTGCGGTGCCGCAGTGGCTGGTCGGGCTGGTGATCGTGCGTGACCTGGTGCTCGTCGGCGGCAGTGTCACCTACCAGAGCGTGATCGGCGCACTGACGCCGCAACCAAGTACGCTCGGGCGCATCACGACGATGCTGCAGATCGGCGCGGTACTGACGGCGCTGATGGCGCGCGCGGGTATCGCGGTTTCCGAACGTTTCGCCGCGGCGGTCTTCGCCCTGGCCGCCCTGGCCACCCTCGCCAGCGGCATCGACTATGTGCGTGTCTGGGTGGGCCGGGCGCGCAGCAGACGGAGTGCATCATGA
- a CDS encoding DUF2066 domain-containing protein translates to MRAICWVLLLSIWILPSPAAQALQMPIYEGDVALAAGQDEASETALRQALTQVLVKVSGDRSVAHDPALAAALSGARAMALTVARRAALSADGSDRLAVNFDPGRVHDLLATLGRPVWHSDRPVVLVWLVIDDGVQKQIANAGQVAALTDMTERAHQRGVPMLLPRMDAVDQNRLNPVTLWAAPPQTVLAAGQRYGVQTMLVLRLTRGDPWRARFTLIDGRSYEEWEQRDAQSSVLLAAGIDGAGDRLARRYGVEPEGTSLGVVEWWVDGIGSAEDYAAVIGYVGRMEFVRSAQPLRAESGRLLLRLDLGVSQRRLRQLLAIDNRLQWTEAADATAPAQLHLVH, encoded by the coding sequence ATGCGCGCGATCTGCTGGGTGCTGCTGCTGTCGATCTGGATCCTGCCGAGCCCGGCCGCGCAGGCTTTGCAGATGCCGATCTACGAGGGCGACGTCGCGCTCGCAGCCGGTCAGGACGAAGCGTCGGAGACGGCATTGCGCCAGGCCCTGACCCAGGTGCTGGTGAAGGTATCGGGCGACCGCAGCGTCGCCCATGATCCCGCACTCGCCGCTGCGCTTTCCGGCGCTCGCGCCATGGCCTTGACGGTTGCGCGGCGGGCAGCGTTGTCAGCAGATGGCAGCGACCGACTCGCGGTCAACTTCGATCCCGGTCGCGTACACGATCTGCTGGCCACGCTCGGTCGGCCGGTCTGGCACAGCGATCGCCCGGTGGTGCTGGTGTGGCTGGTGATCGATGATGGCGTGCAAAAGCAGATTGCGAATGCGGGCCAGGTCGCGGCGCTCACCGACATGACCGAACGCGCGCATCAGCGAGGCGTGCCGATGCTGTTGCCGCGCATGGATGCGGTCGATCAGAACCGGCTCAATCCGGTGACGTTGTGGGCAGCGCCGCCGCAGACAGTGCTCGCTGCGGGCCAGCGTTATGGCGTCCAGACCATGCTGGTGCTGCGACTGACGCGCGGCGACCCTTGGCGCGCGCGCTTCACGCTGATCGATGGCCGCAGTTACGAAGAGTGGGAGCAGCGCGACGCCCAGTCGAGCGTGCTGCTTGCCGCCGGCATCGATGGTGCCGGAGACCGCTTGGCGCGGCGCTACGGGGTCGAGCCCGAAGGCACGTCGCTCGGCGTCGTCGAGTGGTGGGTCGATGGCATCGGTTCGGCCGAAGACTATGCCGCAGTGATCGGCTATGTCGGGCGCATGGAGTTCGTGCGTTCGGCGCAGCCGCTGCGTGCCGAAAGCGGACGGCTGCTTTTGCGCCTCGACCTCGGTGTCAGCCAGCGCCGTCTGCGCCAGTTGCTGGCGATCGACAACCGCCTGCAGTGGACCGAAGCCGCGGACGCCACCGCACCGGCGCAGCTGCACCTGGTGCACTGA
- a CDS encoding TlpA family protein disulfide reductase: MSIRSLLLVTVLAIAGAAAGFLLARLLRAPPTTHADDPGALQIGDLRPALVLPDADGQPVSLARFDGKPVLLNFWASWCPPCVREMPVLDAFARTHPEFHVVGIAVEPAAAVRDYLAEHPVSYPVLVGSESNPDESRQFGNQRSVLPFTVLLGTDGRIRKRHTGAFNTDDLEDWVR; encoded by the coding sequence ATGTCGATTCGATCCCTCCTGCTCGTCACCGTATTGGCCATTGCCGGCGCCGCGGCCGGCTTCCTGCTGGCGCGCCTGCTGCGCGCGCCACCGACAACACATGCCGATGATCCTGGTGCGTTGCAGATCGGCGACCTGCGCCCGGCGCTGGTGCTGCCCGATGCGGACGGCCAGCCAGTGTCACTGGCGCGCTTCGATGGCAAACCGGTATTGCTGAACTTCTGGGCCAGCTGGTGCCCACCCTGCGTCCGCGAGATGCCGGTACTCGATGCATTCGCGCGCACGCACCCGGAGTTCCACGTCGTTGGCATCGCGGTGGAACCGGCAGCTGCGGTGCGCGACTACCTCGCCGAGCATCCGGTCTCCTATCCGGTACTGGTCGGCTCCGAATCGAATCCGGACGAATCCCGGCAATTCGGCAACCAGCGCAGCGTGTTGCCGTTCACCGTGCTGCTCGGCACCGATGGCCGCATCCGCAAGCGCCACACCGGCGCCTTCAACACCGACGACCTCGAAGACTGGGTGCGCTGA
- a CDS encoding TonB-dependent receptor: protein MHRYDAPLPFADRLEWQLGAQTIIDDRRSRDRGSETESREFNSDRLRGVLGSAAKRLTERHEIRYGFEFYNDRVRSARENRRLSTNVTSVASPRFPDNAEQDSSALYLLSDWRPLERLDLVTGLRLNRFELAIPASGARTGVELSDSALTGQIGATWSLDTANRVVANVGSGFRAPNVFDVGQFGDRPGNRFAIANPALGPERARSMDLGLKHSSLRVEAEAYLWTSDFSNRITSVFTGDTTAGGRRIVQNVNLASARLRGIEAGLRWFADDAWSFGATLNHSRGDETLAAGAAQTPADRVPPLNARLTANWRKDERWTFDAAIFGAARQDRLSERDASDPRINPEGTAGFARVDLGARYRVNDDLVIEARIENLGDQAYREHGSGIDAPGRNLLIGFDWGM from the coding sequence GTGCATCGTTACGATGCGCCGCTGCCGTTCGCCGACCGCCTCGAATGGCAGCTCGGTGCGCAGACCATCATCGACGACCGCCGCAGTCGCGATCGCGGTTCCGAAACCGAGTCGCGCGAGTTCAACAGCGACCGTCTGCGCGGCGTGCTCGGCTCGGCCGCGAAGCGACTCACGGAGCGCCACGAGATCCGCTATGGCTTCGAGTTCTACAACGACCGCGTGCGCTCGGCGCGCGAGAACCGCCGTCTCAGCACCAACGTCACCAGCGTCGCCTCGCCGCGATTCCCCGACAACGCTGAGCAAGACAGCAGCGCGCTCTACCTGCTCAGCGACTGGCGCCCGCTCGAACGCCTGGACCTGGTCACCGGGCTGCGCCTCAACCGCTTCGAGTTGGCGATTCCGGCAAGCGGCGCGCGCACCGGCGTCGAACTTTCCGACAGTGCACTCACCGGACAGATCGGCGCCACCTGGTCGCTCGACACCGCCAACCGCGTCGTCGCGAATGTCGGCAGCGGTTTCCGCGCGCCCAACGTGTTCGATGTCGGCCAGTTCGGCGATCGCCCGGGCAACCGCTTCGCCATCGCGAACCCGGCACTCGGCCCCGAACGCGCGCGCAGCATGGACCTCGGCCTCAAGCACTCGAGCCTGCGCGTCGAGGCCGAGGCCTATCTCTGGACCAGCGATTTCAGCAATCGCATCACCTCGGTGTTCACCGGCGACACCACCGCCGGCGGCCGCCGCATCGTGCAAAACGTGAACCTGGCCAGCGCGCGCCTGCGCGGCATCGAAGCCGGTCTGCGCTGGTTCGCCGATGACGCCTGGAGCTTCGGCGCAACGCTCAATCACAGCCGCGGCGACGAGACGCTCGCAGCGGGCGCTGCGCAAACGCCAGCCGATCGCGTGCCACCGCTCAATGCACGCCTGACGGCGAACTGGCGCAAGGACGAACGCTGGACCTTCGACGCCGCGATCTTCGGCGCCGCGCGCCAGGACCGCCTGAGCGAGCGCGATGCCAGCGACCCGCGCATCAACCCGGAAGGCACTGCCGGCTTCGCCCGCGTCGACCTCGGCGCGCGTTATCGCGTCAACGATGACCTGGTCATCGAGGCCCGCATCGAGAACCTCGGCGACCAGGCCTACCGCGAACACGGCTCCGGCATCGACGCCCCCGGCCGCAACCTGCTGATCGGTTTCGACTGGGGCATGTGA
- the purD gene encoding phosphoribosylamine--glycine ligase, translating to MKILVIGSGGREHALAWKLKQSLRVSEVIVAPGNAGTAREHGVRSVDVRVDDLDGLLALAQRERIDLTVVGPEVPLVLGVVDRFRAAGLRIFGPRAAAAQLEGSKAFAKDFLARHQIPTAKYQVFTTLEPALAYVRREGAPIVIKADGLAAGKGVVVALTLSDAEQALHDMLGGHSLGDAGARVVVEEFLDGEEASFIAVCDGEHALAMATSQDHKRAFDGDMGPNTGGMGAYSPAPVVSAEIHQRVMDTVIKPTLAGMRQDGHPFMGFLYAGLMINARSEIKVLEFNVRFGDPETQPILLRLQSDLVDLLEAALNGRLHETTAVWDPRPAIGVVLAAHGYPAKVRNGDAIHGLDSRHAADTKVFHAGTRLQGEQVLTAGGRVLTVCALGTDIVDARAKAYAEVDRLRFDGMHYRRDIAYRAIGR from the coding sequence ATGAAGATTCTGGTGATCGGTTCCGGTGGTCGCGAACACGCCCTGGCATGGAAGCTGAAGCAGTCGCTGCGCGTATCTGAAGTGATCGTCGCGCCCGGCAATGCCGGCACCGCGCGCGAGCACGGCGTGCGCAGTGTCGATGTCCGCGTCGATGACCTCGATGGCCTGCTCGCACTGGCGCAGCGCGAACGCATCGACCTGACCGTGGTCGGCCCGGAAGTGCCGCTTGTGCTCGGTGTGGTGGATCGTTTCCGCGCCGCTGGCCTGCGCATCTTCGGCCCACGCGCCGCTGCGGCGCAGCTCGAAGGCTCGAAGGCGTTCGCGAAAGACTTCCTCGCGCGCCACCAGATCCCGACCGCGAAGTACCAGGTCTTCACCACGCTCGAACCCGCACTCGCCTACGTGCGCCGCGAAGGCGCGCCGATCGTGATCAAGGCCGATGGCCTCGCGGCCGGCAAGGGCGTAGTCGTCGCGCTCACGCTCAGTGATGCCGAACAGGCGCTGCACGACATGCTCGGTGGGCACAGTCTTGGCGACGCCGGAGCGCGGGTGGTGGTCGAGGAATTCCTCGATGGCGAGGAGGCCAGCTTCATCGCCGTCTGCGATGGCGAACACGCGCTCGCGATGGCCACCAGCCAGGACCACAAGCGCGCCTTCGACGGTGACATGGGACCGAACACCGGCGGCATGGGTGCCTACTCGCCGGCTCCGGTGGTCAGTGCCGAAATTCACCAGCGGGTGATGGACACGGTGATCAAGCCGACGCTGGCCGGCATGCGCCAGGACGGCCACCCGTTCATGGGTTTCCTCTACGCCGGGCTGATGATCAATGCCCGCAGCGAGATCAAGGTGCTCGAGTTCAACGTCCGTTTCGGTGACCCGGAGACGCAGCCGATCCTGCTGCGCCTGCAGTCCGATCTGGTCGATCTGCTGGAAGCGGCGCTCAATGGGCGCCTGCATGAGACCACGGCGGTGTGGGACCCGCGGCCCGCGATCGGCGTGGTCCTGGCCGCACACGGCTATCCGGCCAAGGTGCGCAACGGCGATGCCATCCACGGCCTCGACAGCAGGCATGCAGCGGACACCAAGGTCTTCCATGCCGGCACCAGACTGCAAGGCGAACAGGTGCTCACCGCCGGTGGCCGCGTGCTCACCGTCTGCGCGCTGGGCACCGACATCGTCGACGCCCGCGCCAAAGCCTACGCTGAAGTCGACCGGCTCCGCTTCGACGGCATGCACTACCGCCGCGACATCGCCTACCGCGCGATTGGGCGCTGA
- the purH gene encoding bifunctional phosphoribosylaminoimidazolecarboxamide formyltransferase/IMP cyclohydrolase, with protein sequence MTASSTVAVRRALLSVSDKTGLIDLARALAARGIELVSTGGTARAIRDAGLPVRDVSELTGFPEIMDGRVKTLHPKVHGGLLGRRGVDDAVMAEHGILPIDLLVLNLYPFERVAADPASTFEDIVENIDIGGPAMLRAAAKNFAHVAVATDPAQYPALLAELAAQDGALSAKTRFALAVAAFNRVAQYDAFISNHLSAIQDDGSLALFPAQNNSNFVKVMDLRYGENPHQRGAFYRDLWPVPGTLATFTQLQGKDLSYNNLADADAAWECVRQFEQPACVIVRHANPCGVAVGTNCAGTYEAAYATDPTSAFGGIIAFNSRLDAATAKTILDRQFVEVLIAPDYDDAALAYCTKKANVRVLRIPHGAGKNNMDVKRVGSGLLMQTADIREVSRDELKVVSTRVPSAAEIDDLLFAWRVAKYVKSNAIVYARDRRTIGVGAGQMSRIVSARIAGMKAEEAGLVVPGSVMASDAFFPFRDGIDAAAKAGIRAVIQPGGSMRDAEVIAAADEHGLSMVFTGIRHFRH encoded by the coding sequence ATGACCGCGTCATCGACCGTGGCCGTGCGCCGCGCGCTGCTGTCCGTTTCCGACAAGACCGGGTTGATCGACCTCGCCCGCGCGCTGGCCGCCCGCGGCATCGAACTGGTCTCGACCGGCGGCACCGCCAGGGCCATTCGTGATGCCGGCCTGCCGGTGCGCGACGTCTCCGAACTGACCGGATTCCCGGAGATCATGGACGGCCGCGTCAAGACCCTGCATCCGAAGGTGCATGGCGGACTGCTCGGGCGCCGCGGCGTCGACGATGCGGTGATGGCGGAACACGGCATCCTGCCGATCGACCTGCTGGTGCTGAACCTGTATCCATTCGAGCGCGTCGCGGCCGACCCGGCCAGCACGTTTGAGGACATCGTCGAGAACATCGACATCGGCGGACCGGCGATGTTGCGCGCGGCCGCGAAGAACTTCGCCCACGTCGCGGTCGCGACCGATCCCGCCCAATACCCGGCCCTGCTCGCCGAACTCGCGGCGCAGGACGGCGCACTCTCGGCGAAGACGCGCTTCGCGCTCGCGGTGGCGGCCTTCAACCGTGTCGCCCAATACGATGCCTTCATCAGCAACCACCTGTCGGCGATCCAGGACGATGGCTCGCTGGCCCTGTTCCCGGCACAGAACAACAGCAACTTCGTGAAGGTGATGGACCTGCGCTACGGTGAGAACCCGCACCAGCGGGGCGCGTTCTACCGTGACTTGTGGCCGGTGCCGGGCACGCTCGCGACCTTCACCCAGTTGCAGGGCAAGGATCTCAGCTACAACAACCTCGCCGATGCCGATGCCGCCTGGGAATGCGTGCGCCAGTTCGAACAGCCGGCGTGCGTGATCGTCAGGCATGCGAATCCGTGCGGCGTCGCCGTCGGCACGAACTGCGCCGGCACCTACGAAGCCGCGTATGCGACCGATCCGACCTCGGCGTTCGGCGGCATCATCGCGTTCAACAGCCGCCTCGATGCGGCGACCGCGAAGACCATCCTCGACCGCCAGTTCGTCGAGGTGCTGATCGCACCCGACTACGACGACGCTGCGCTCGCCTACTGCACGAAGAAGGCGAACGTGCGTGTGCTGCGCATCCCGCATGGTGCCGGGAAGAACAACATGGACGTGAAGCGGGTCGGCTCGGGCCTGCTGATGCAGACCGCCGACATCCGCGAAGTCAGCCGCGATGAACTCAAGGTGGTCAGCACGCGCGTGCCGAGCGCGGCCGAGATCGACGACCTGCTGTTCGCCTGGCGCGTCGCCAAGTACGTGAAGTCGAATGCGATCGTCTACGCCAGGGACCGCCGCACCATCGGCGTCGGTGCCGGCCAGATGAGCCGCATCGTCAGTGCCAGGATCGCTGGCATGAAGGCCGAGGAAGCCGGGCTCGTGGTACCCGGCTCGGTGATGGCGTCCGACGCATTCTTTCCGTTTCGCGACGGCATCGATGCCGCAGCGAAAGCGGGCATTCGTGCGGTGATCCAGCCCGGCGGTTCGATGCGCGATGCGGAGGTGATCGCCGCCGCGGACGAACATGGCCTGTCGATGGTATTCACCGGCATTCGCCATTTCCGACATTGA
- a CDS encoding DNA-binding protein, which translates to MNVFQPLRVETASAVESAPALSECVARAVRRYLAHSGKDCAKDLYRLVLAEVEAPMLREALRHTDGNVTRAAEMLGITRATLRKKLAEHRLG; encoded by the coding sequence ATGAATGTCTTCCAGCCCCTGCGTGTCGAAACGGCGTCGGCGGTCGAGTCCGCCCCGGCGCTGAGTGAATGTGTGGCGCGCGCGGTGCGCCGCTACCTCGCGCATTCGGGCAAGGACTGCGCCAAGGACCTGTATCGCCTGGTGCTCGCCGAAGTGGAAGCGCCGATGTTGCGCGAGGCCCTGCGCCATACCGACGGCAATGTTACGCGCGCTGCCGAAATGCTCGGCATCACGCGTGCCACGCTGCGCAAGAAGCTCGCCGAGCATCGCCTCGGATAA
- a CDS encoding DUF4126 domain-containing protein, translating into MMEISTDPAVPFALGIVLAWLAGVRVYLTLFGVGVAAHFGWMELPQSLALTQSPWVLGVCAAMALIEFATDKIPGVDSIWDLLHTLVRIPAGAFLGGLALPGAGGEASATGMALGAAVAALSHGLKSGTRAFINTSPEPASNWAASLAEDGLVLVAFGLALAHPGWALLLLASATFVFIATIVFLYRLMRRIALRLRGAEA; encoded by the coding sequence ATGATGGAGATTTCGACCGACCCCGCGGTACCGTTCGCACTCGGCATCGTGCTCGCCTGGCTCGCCGGAGTGCGCGTCTACCTGACCCTGTTCGGCGTCGGTGTTGCGGCCCATTTCGGCTGGATGGAGTTGCCGCAGTCGCTGGCACTGACGCAATCACCCTGGGTGCTCGGCGTCTGTGCCGCGATGGCGCTAATCGAGTTCGCCACCGACAAGATTCCTGGCGTGGACTCGATCTGGGATCTGCTGCACACGCTGGTGCGGATTCCGGCCGGTGCCTTCCTCGGCGGCCTCGCGCTGCCGGGCGCCGGCGGCGAAGCCAGCGCGACCGGGATGGCGCTCGGCGCCGCGGTCGCGGCCCTGAGCCACGGACTGAAGAGCGGCACCCGGGCGTTCATCAATACTTCGCCCGAGCCCGCCAGCAACTGGGCCGCATCGCTCGCCGAAGACGGCCTCGTGCTCGTCGCTTTCGGGCTTGCCCTCGCCCACCCCGGCTGGGCTTTATTGCTGCTGGCTTCGGCCACCTTCGTCTTCATCGCGACCATCGTGTTCCTGTATCGCCTGATGCGCCGGATCGCGCTTCGCCTGCGAGGCGCCGAGGCCTGA
- a CDS encoding CopD family protein — MLWLKALHIVFVVTWFAGLFYLPRLFVYHVDVRDDAAHQRFVIMERRLLSITHLGGALAVVFGSALLGWWVAHAPDYPRQGWLHAKLGLVSLLIAYHVSMAHFARRFRARSNRRSARWFRIYNEVPALILIGVVLLVVLKPF; from the coding sequence ATGCTCTGGCTCAAGGCCCTGCACATCGTCTTCGTGGTGACCTGGTTCGCAGGCTTGTTCTACCTGCCGCGACTGTTCGTCTACCACGTCGACGTGCGCGACGACGCCGCGCACCAGCGCTTCGTGATCATGGAACGGCGTCTGCTGTCGATCACCCATCTCGGCGGCGCATTGGCGGTGGTCTTCGGCAGCGCACTGCTGGGATGGTGGGTCGCGCACGCACCCGATTATCCGCGCCAAGGCTGGCTGCATGCCAAGCTCGGTCTGGTGAGCCTGTTGATCGCCTACCATGTCAGCATGGCGCATTTCGCGCGCCGCTTTCGCGCGCGGAGCAATCGCCGCAGCGCGCGCTGGTTCCGCATTTACAACGAGGTTCCCGCCCTGATCCTGATCGGCGTGGTCCTGCTGGTGGTGCTGAAGCCGTTTTGA
- a CDS encoding EAL domain-containing protein, with amino-acid sequence MLSPDESQQGAELRLVFLKTLPRRLETVHRRGRRLLMQGWDINVLTVFYQDVQSLAGACGRYGMLEAGEVLYAIETFLSPYLERMSLPGPEQNPQFQQVLDALGRLNSKHVPERVIASPGSAPQPLQAERAGVQTLVVPPRDYWKRWGVGDVGSSIVEAGDAATQVARQAPAVAAAPPVAAATATVSAPTLVRAQPKPIQAAGEKRIYHLSDGSALSSEIDLKLEHSRYPLDPLEDAETLREMLGAFAPAMVIIDAAFLAQLDGIGDALKLARSRTSQKVALIVFADNPDIATRLKAMRAGADAFITLPVAATDAMTRIEELLEGEGGEPFRVLIIEDDRSQALFAESILRKAGMETRAVMDPISALEELNSFRPELILMDLYMPDCDGMELTTLIREREAYTNVPIVFLSGEHDEEKRFDALSAGGDDYLEKPIRPKHLISAVTNRVRRARLTSKRVQAHNPRDPVTGLYDRSHVLEQLSEALAHENSQEQPGGLMFLLVDGAQNIRDRIGLSAFDHLMGQAGALLSGLLGGGELCARFGDTSFIALLGGRDEAALLQAAISIRQAFDQHVFEIADRSITLAVAIGLSTFAQNLGEAAAMVNAAERACVGARQNPDRRVELFQTQVTQTSDADEVMLLGLIRDAIRNDSFQLLFQPIASLRGGHDQQFQCLLRLRGDGGRIYTASVLVAVAERAGLIHGVDRWVLARALLVISERARDGHPVRLFVNQSIESLNDPQRISWLKQGIDTRRIPPDQLVIELRTADALARVRQLATFHESAKRLGIRLCLSHFDATMANFQLLQHVQVDYVKMAPKYTGADGQTPKTRAELRQAITHLRERGIQIVAPQVEDAQVAAALWSTGVDFIQGNFVQQATQDLDFDFDASAL; translated from the coding sequence ATGCTCAGTCCGGACGAGTCCCAACAAGGCGCTGAACTGCGCCTGGTGTTCCTGAAAACGCTGCCGCGTCGTCTGGAGACCGTGCATCGCCGCGGCCGCCGTCTACTGATGCAGGGCTGGGACATCAATGTTCTGACCGTCTTTTATCAGGACGTGCAGTCGCTCGCTGGCGCGTGCGGCCGCTATGGCATGCTCGAAGCGGGCGAGGTCCTCTACGCCATCGAGACCTTTCTCTCGCCCTACCTGGAGCGGATGTCGTTGCCGGGTCCGGAGCAGAACCCGCAGTTCCAGCAGGTGCTCGACGCCCTCGGACGCCTGAACTCCAAGCATGTGCCGGAACGCGTGATCGCCAGCCCCGGCTCGGCGCCGCAACCGTTGCAGGCGGAGCGCGCTGGTGTGCAGACGCTGGTGGTTCCGCCGCGCGACTACTGGAAACGCTGGGGCGTGGGCGACGTCGGCAGCAGCATCGTCGAAGCCGGAGATGCGGCAACGCAAGTGGCGCGCCAGGCGCCCGCGGTCGCTGCGGCGCCGCCGGTAGCTGCAGCCACCGCCACCGTTTCCGCACCAACGCTAGTCCGCGCCCAGCCCAAGCCGATCCAGGCCGCTGGCGAAAAGCGCATCTATCACCTGAGCGATGGCAGCGCCCTGTCCAGCGAGATCGATCTGAAGCTGGAGCACTCGCGTTATCCGCTCGATCCGCTCGAAGACGCGGAGACGCTGCGCGAAATGCTCGGTGCCTTCGCCCCGGCGATGGTGATCATCGATGCCGCGTTCCTGGCACAACTCGATGGCATCGGCGATGCCCTCAAGCTCGCGCGCAGCCGCACCAGCCAGAAGGTGGCCTTGATCGTGTTCGCGGACAACCCCGACATCGCCACCCGGCTCAAGGCGATGCGCGCCGGCGCCGACGCCTTCATCACCCTTCCGGTCGCGGCTACCGATGCCATGACGCGGATCGAAGAACTGCTCGAAGGCGAAGGCGGCGAGCCGTTCCGCGTGCTGATCATCGAGGACGATCGTTCCCAAGCCCTGTTCGCCGAATCGATCCTGCGCAAGGCCGGCATGGAGACGCGCGCGGTGATGGACCCGATTTCCGCGCTGGAAGAGTTGAACAGCTTCCGCCCGGAGCTGATCCTGATGGACCTGTACATGCCCGACTGCGACGGCATGGAGCTGACCACGCTGATCCGCGAGCGGGAGGCCTACACCAATGTTCCCATCGTGTTCCTGTCCGGGGAACATGATGAGGAGAAGCGTTTCGACGCGCTCTCCGCCGGTGGCGACGACTATCTCGAGAAGCCGATTCGTCCGAAACACCTGATCTCGGCGGTGACCAATCGCGTTCGCCGCGCCCGCCTCACCAGCAAACGTGTGCAGGCGCACAACCCGCGAGATCCAGTCACCGGCCTGTATGACCGCAGCCACGTGCTGGAGCAACTGAGCGAAGCGCTGGCGCACGAGAATTCCCAGGAGCAGCCGGGCGGACTGATGTTCCTGCTGGTCGATGGCGCCCAGAACATCCGCGACCGCATCGGCCTCTCCGCCTTCGACCATCTGATGGGCCAGGCCGGCGCGCTGCTTTCCGGACTGCTCGGCGGTGGAGAACTCTGCGCGCGTTTCGGCGATACCAGCTTCATTGCCCTGCTCGGCGGTCGCGATGAAGCCGCACTGCTCCAGGCTGCGATCAGCATCCGCCAGGCGTTTGATCAGCATGTGTTCGAAATCGCCGACCGCAGCATCACGCTCGCCGTCGCCATCGGGCTGAGCACCTTCGCGCAGAATCTCGGCGAAGCCGCAGCGATGGTCAACGCTGCCGAACGCGCCTGTGTCGGTGCTCGCCAGAACCCGGATCGCCGCGTCGAACTTTTCCAGACCCAGGTCACCCAAACCAGCGATGCCGATGAGGTCATGCTGCTCGGATTGATCCGGGACGCCATCCGCAATGATAGTTTCCAGCTGCTGTTCCAGCCGATCGCGTCGCTGCGCGGCGGCCACGACCAACAATTCCAGTGCCTGCTGCGCCTGCGCGGCGACGGCGGCCGTATCTATACCGCCAGTGTCCTGGTCGCTGTCGCTGAACGCGCCGGCCTGATCCATGGCGTCGATCGCTGGGTGCTGGCGCGGGCATTGCTGGTGATCTCCGAGCGCGCCCGGGACGGGCACCCGGTTCGCCTGTTCGTGAACCAGTCGATCGAGAGTCTGAATGACCCACAGCGGATCAGCTGGCTCAAGCAGGGCATCGATACACGCCGCATCCCCCCCGATCAGCTGGTGATCGAGTTGCGCACCGCCGACGCGCTGGCGCGGGTCCGCCAGCTCGCCACCTTCCACGAAAGCGCGAAGCGCCTTGGCATCCGCCTGTGCCTCTCGCATTTCGACGCAACCATGGCCAATTTCCAGCTGCTGCAACACGTCCAGGTGGACTACGTGAAGATGGCCCCGAAGTACACCGGCGCTGATGGCCAGACTCCGAAGACGCGGGCGGAACTGCGCCAGGCCATCACCCACCTGCGCGAACGCGGCATCCAGATCGTGGCGCCGCAGGTCGAAGATGCCCAGGTCGCGGCCGCCCTGTGGAGCACCGGGGTGGATTTCATCCAGGGCAATTTCGTGCAACAGGCGACACAGGATCTCGACTTTGATTTCGATGCCTCGGCACTCTAG